The following proteins are co-located in the Mesorhizobium australicum WSM2073 genome:
- a CDS encoding response regulator, which produces MPEYSSFIRSVRIRYLSGLLVFALASAAIMVALNRVNSLRHEIDALSSNLVIFTRDLRNATSFAETTSSAWRIETRDALTASARDHSERLTGEIETLTAQLAAIRPRLSAKTVSELAAASVNGDLFWSPRDMVRNFNLMSVAQKTDEWSTREIRNQNDLFVQPMLVRVRTAMDDERHQADASSDRLLLWASGLLFAVLGIVAFWIFRPMEQAIRRAFAQSAESLFKAEAADRAKSEFLANMSHEIRTPMNGVLGMAELLAKTELNPRQKTFTDVIVKSGNALLTIINDILDFSKINAGQLTLDPAPFRLSEAVEDVATLVSARVAEKNLELIVRVDPRLPAYVVGDAGRFRQIVTNLVGNAVKFTEKGHVLIDVGGETVNDVVQLKLRVEDTGIGIPAEKLQNVFEKFAQVDGSSTRRHEGTGLGLAIAARLVDLMAGKIGVESEIGRGSVFWFAVPLPVHRAEARDAIVPVDVTGARVLVIDDNPVNREILLEQLRSWSFDCAAAESGAVGLAFLDRACQLGASVDCIILDYQMPGMNGADVARAIAADSRLSTIPVVILTSVDQVDFGKMIIDFGISAHLTKPARSAVLLGTVISVIQKARSQVGKAHFIREPIQPMPQPAPPAFTVIRGPAMPIAAVPESNAAPNSPIDILIAEDNDVNQMVFGQILNGLGLSYRIAGNGRTAVEMYRSLHPRLVLMDVSMPEMNGYEATRAIRAIEASSGGHIPIIGVTAHALKGDRDKCIEAGMDDYLPKPVSPDRLGAKIGTWLSETVVAKTA; this is translated from the coding sequence ATGCCGGAATATTCTTCCTTTATCCGGTCCGTCCGGATACGTTATCTTTCAGGATTGTTGGTTTTCGCGCTGGCCTCAGCCGCCATCATGGTTGCGCTCAATCGCGTCAATTCCTTGCGCCATGAAATCGATGCGCTGAGCAGCAATCTCGTCATTTTCACCCGCGATCTGCGCAACGCCACCAGCTTCGCCGAGACAACCAGTTCCGCCTGGCGGATCGAGACGCGCGATGCGCTGACGGCTTCGGCGCGCGACCATTCCGAGCGGCTGACCGGCGAGATCGAGACACTGACCGCCCAGCTCGCCGCGATCCGCCCGCGCCTGTCGGCCAAGACCGTCAGCGAGCTCGCAGCCGCTTCGGTCAATGGCGACTTGTTCTGGTCGCCGCGTGACATGGTTCGCAACTTCAATCTGATGTCGGTGGCGCAAAAGACCGATGAATGGAGCACTCGCGAAATCCGCAACCAGAACGACCTGTTCGTTCAACCCATGCTGGTGCGTGTCCGCACCGCGATGGACGACGAACGCCATCAGGCGGATGCCTCCAGCGACCGGCTGCTTCTGTGGGCAAGCGGCCTGTTGTTTGCCGTCCTTGGCATCGTCGCTTTCTGGATCTTCCGGCCGATGGAACAGGCGATCCGTCGCGCCTTTGCCCAGTCGGCCGAATCCTTGTTCAAGGCTGAGGCCGCCGACCGCGCCAAGTCGGAATTCCTGGCCAATATGAGCCACGAGATCCGCACACCGATGAACGGCGTGCTCGGCATGGCCGAATTGCTGGCCAAGACCGAGCTCAACCCGCGCCAGAAGACGTTCACCGACGTTATCGTCAAGTCGGGCAACGCGCTGCTCACCATCATCAACGACATCCTCGACTTCTCGAAGATCAATGCCGGGCAGTTGACGCTCGACCCCGCCCCCTTCCGCCTCTCGGAAGCGGTGGAGGACGTGGCGACGCTTGTCTCGGCGCGCGTCGCCGAGAAGAACCTGGAACTTATCGTGCGCGTCGACCCCAGGCTGCCGGCCTATGTCGTCGGCGACGCCGGCCGCTTCCGGCAGATCGTCACCAACCTGGTCGGCAATGCGGTGAAATTCACCGAGAAGGGCCATGTGCTGATCGATGTCGGCGGCGAAACCGTCAACGACGTCGTCCAGCTCAAGCTGCGCGTCGAGGACACCGGCATCGGCATTCCGGCCGAGAAATTGCAGAACGTGTTCGAGAAGTTCGCTCAGGTCGATGGCTCCTCGACCCGCCGTCACGAAGGTACCGGCCTTGGGCTCGCCATCGCCGCCCGCCTCGTCGACCTGATGGCCGGCAAGATCGGCGTCGAGAGCGAGATCGGCCGCGGCTCCGTCTTCTGGTTCGCAGTGCCGCTGCCGGTCCACCGTGCCGAGGCGCGCGACGCCATCGTGCCGGTCGACGTCACCGGCGCGCGTGTGCTGGTCATCGACGACAATCCGGTCAACCGCGAGATCCTGCTAGAACAGCTCAGAAGCTGGAGCTTCGACTGCGCCGCCGCCGAAAGCGGCGCGGTTGGCCTCGCCTTCCTCGATCGCGCCTGCCAGCTCGGCGCCAGCGTCGACTGCATCATCCTCGATTATCAGATGCCCGGCATGAACGGCGCCGATGTCGCCCGGGCCATCGCCGCCGACAGCCGGCTGTCCACCATCCCAGTCGTTATCCTGACCTCGGTCGACCAGGTCGATTTCGGCAAGATGATCATCGACTTCGGTATATCGGCGCATCTGACCAAGCCGGCGCGCTCGGCGGTCCTGCTCGGCACCGTCATCTCGGTCATCCAGAAGGCGCGCTCGCAGGTCGGCAAGGCGCACTTCATTCGCGAACCGATCCAACCGATGCCTCAGCCGGCTCCGCCGGCCTTCACGGTTATCCGCGGCCCCGCCATGCCGATCGCGGCAGTGCCGGAATCGAATGCCGCGCCGAACAGCCCGATCGACATCCTCATCGCCGAGGACAATGACGTGAACCAGATGGTGTTCGGCCAAATCCTCAATGGGCTGGGCTTGAGCTACCGCATCGCAGGCAATGGCCGCACCGCGGTCGAGATGTACCGGTCGCTGCATCCGAGGCTGGTTCTGATGGACGTCTCGATGCCGGAAATGAACGGCTACGAGGCGACACGCGCCATTCGGGCGATCGAGGCGTCGTCGGGCGGCCACATTCCGATCATCGGCGTCACCGCGCATGCGCTGAAGGGCGACCGCGACAAGTGCATCGAGGCCGGCATGGACGACTATCTGCCCAAGCCCGTTTCGCCCGATCGCCTCGGCGCCAAGATAGGCACCTGGCTCAGCGAAACGGTGGTGGCCAAGACGGCCTGA
- a CDS encoding polyprenyl synthetase family protein, whose translation MTNDDEMAFEMALIRRAAAVEVMLRRLLDDRPLSGEIARPDRLMAAMRHGVLNGGKRLRPFLVMESAALFSADGEAALRVAAALECVHCYSLIHDDLPAMDDDDLRRGQPTVHKAFDEATAILAGDALLTLAFDIIAGEATALPAERRAALVLALARAAGAGGMVGGQKLDLEAEQVRPDEAGIIKLQAMKTGALIRFACEAGAILAGAQSDDLERLAEFGSAIGLAFQLADDLLDLTADAEQMGKATGKDAAAGKGTLVALHGADWARKQLDGLVGQAHALLEPYGEKAALLKAAAIFVATRNS comes from the coding sequence ATGACGAATGACGACGAAATGGCGTTCGAAATGGCGCTCATCAGGCGCGCGGCCGCCGTCGAGGTGATGCTGCGTCGCTTGCTCGACGATCGCCCGCTTTCGGGTGAGATCGCTCGGCCCGATCGTCTGATGGCGGCGATGCGCCATGGCGTGTTGAACGGCGGCAAGCGCCTGCGCCCCTTCCTGGTCATGGAAAGTGCCGCCCTGTTTTCCGCCGATGGCGAAGCGGCGTTGCGCGTCGCGGCGGCGCTCGAATGCGTGCATTGCTATTCGCTGATCCACGATGACCTGCCGGCGATGGACGACGATGACCTTCGCCGCGGCCAGCCGACCGTGCACAAGGCCTTTGACGAAGCCACCGCCATCCTCGCGGGCGACGCCTTGCTGACGCTTGCCTTCGACATCATCGCCGGCGAAGCGACGGCGCTCCCGGCCGAACGGCGCGCAGCCCTGGTGCTGGCGCTCGCCCGCGCCGCCGGGGCCGGTGGGATGGTCGGCGGCCAGAAGCTAGACCTCGAAGCCGAGCAAGTGCGACCGGACGAGGCCGGCATCATAAAGCTGCAGGCGATGAAGACCGGCGCGCTGATCCGCTTCGCCTGCGAGGCGGGTGCGATCCTGGCCGGCGCACAGTCGGATGACCTGGAAAGGCTTGCCGAGTTCGGTTCGGCGATCGGCCTGGCCTTCCAGCTCGCCGACGACCTGCTGGATCTGACGGCCGACGCCGAGCAGATGGGCAAGGCGACCGGCAAGGATGCCGCCGCGGGCAAGGGTACGCTGGTGGCCTTGCACGGTGCGGATTGGGCACGCAAGCAGCTCGACGGCCTCGTCGGCCAGGCGCACGCGCTGCTCGAACCCTATGGCGAAAAGGCTGCCCTGCTGAAAGCCGCGGCGATCTTCGTCGCAACCCGTAACAGCTGA
- a CDS encoding biosynthetic peptidoglycan transglycosylase — protein sequence MGGLAEPIVDHETEKLDMATRLRGVSRRSLKRWVRRGIVVAAVLALIPVVLTFLYLPSFVHPVSTLMLKDLATFSGYDRRWVSIDDVAPVLAHSVIMSEDGQFCFHRGVDLGELRGVVDDALAGEATRGASTITMQTVKNLFLWSRPLGSVRKVVELPLAVYFDAVMSKRRIMEIYLNIAEWGPGIYGIEAAARHHFGISAKQLSRRQAALLAVTLPNPIARNPAKPGPGLRRLANLIERRAGRSGAYVGCLD from the coding sequence TTGGGCGGCTTGGCGGAACCGATCGTCGATCATGAGACCGAAAAGCTGGACATGGCGACGAGATTGCGAGGCGTGAGCCGCCGCAGTCTCAAGCGCTGGGTCCGGCGCGGCATCGTCGTGGCCGCCGTGCTGGCGCTCATCCCGGTGGTGCTGACCTTTCTCTACCTGCCGTCCTTCGTGCATCCAGTGTCGACGCTGATGCTGAAGGATCTCGCGACATTCTCCGGCTACGACCGGCGCTGGGTGTCGATCGATGATGTCGCGCCTGTGCTCGCCCATTCCGTCATCATGTCGGAGGACGGGCAGTTCTGCTTTCATCGCGGCGTCGATCTTGGCGAGCTCAGGGGGGTCGTCGATGATGCGCTGGCCGGCGAGGCGACGCGTGGTGCCTCGACCATCACCATGCAGACGGTGAAGAACCTCTTCCTGTGGTCGCGGCCGCTGGGCTCGGTGCGCAAGGTCGTCGAACTGCCGCTGGCCGTCTATTTCGACGCGGTGATGTCGAAGCGGCGCATTATGGAGATCTATCTCAACATCGCCGAGTGGGGGCCCGGCATCTACGGCATCGAGGCGGCGGCGCGGCACCATTTCGGCATTTCGGCAAAGCAGCTGTCCAGACGGCAGGCGGCCCTTCTCGCCGTCACGCTGCCCAATCCGATCGCCCGCAATCCGGCAAAACCAGGGCCGGGCTTGAGAAGGCTCGCCAATCTGATCGAGCGGCGCGCCGGCCGCTCCGGCGCCTATGTCGGTTGCCTGGACTAG
- the rpmF gene encoding 50S ribosomal protein L32 — protein sequence MAVPKRKTSPSKRGMRRSADALKAPTYVEDKNSGEMRRPHHIDLKTGMYRGRQVLTPKES from the coding sequence ATGGCCGTTCCGAAACGCAAAACCTCTCCGTCCAAGCGCGGCATGCGCCGCTCGGCCGACGCCCTCAAGGCCCCGACCTATGTCGAGGACAAGAACTCCGGCGAAATGCGCCGCCCGCACCACATCGACCTGAAGACCGGCATGTATCGCGGTCGCCAGGTGCTGACGCCCAAGGAAAGCTGA
- a CDS encoding GlcG/HbpS family heme-binding protein produces the protein MTALSLEKAVEIINAAFARGADLKLKPLGVSVLDAGGHLVAFQRQDGASFLRPQMSAGKAYGALAIGMGSRRVEAFAKERPHLVAGISDVSGGRVLPVVGGVLIRDKAGSVIGAVGISGDTSDNDEAAAIAGIEAAGFAADPG, from the coding sequence ATGACCGCTCTGTCGCTCGAAAAAGCCGTCGAGATCATCAATGCCGCCTTCGCCAGGGGCGCCGACCTCAAGCTCAAGCCGCTCGGCGTCTCGGTGCTCGACGCCGGCGGGCACCTGGTCGCCTTCCAGCGCCAGGACGGCGCCTCGTTCCTGCGCCCGCAAATGTCGGCCGGCAAGGCTTATGGCGCGCTGGCGATCGGCATGGGCTCGCGCAGGGTCGAGGCCTTCGCCAAGGAGCGCCCGCATCTGGTTGCCGGCATTTCCGACGTGTCGGGTGGACGCGTGCTGCCGGTCGTCGGCGGCGTGCTGATCCGCGACAAGGCAGGCAGTGTCATCGGCGCTGTCGGCATTTCCGGCGACACGTCTGACAATGACGAGGCGGCCGCGATTGCCGGCATCGAAGCCGCCGGCTTCGCCGCCGATCCGGGCTGA
- a CDS encoding winged helix-turn-helix transcriptional regulator — protein MTLDRRSGCPINLSLEVFGDRWSLIILRDMIFGGRRHFRELLNGSMEGIASNILADRLKRLMELGMLTKADDPSHKQKAIYSLTEMAITLVPILAHLGAWGRVWLPTSEELSIRAELLEKGGPPMWEKFMDELRHEHLGTPLDTAPGSSVRATLQAAYEAVVAEKARNASPAV, from the coding sequence ATGACCCTCGATCGCCGGTCCGGCTGCCCGATCAACCTTTCGCTCGAGGTGTTCGGCGATCGCTGGAGCCTGATCATCCTGCGCGATATGATTTTCGGCGGCAGGCGCCATTTTCGCGAGCTGCTCAACGGCTCGATGGAGGGTATCGCCTCCAACATCCTCGCAGACCGTTTGAAGCGGCTGATGGAGCTCGGCATGCTGACCAAGGCGGACGACCCCAGTCATAAGCAGAAGGCGATCTACAGCCTGACCGAGATGGCCATCACGCTGGTGCCCATCCTGGCCCATCTCGGCGCCTGGGGCCGCGTCTGGCTGCCGACAAGCGAGGAACTCTCGATCCGCGCCGAACTCCTGGAAAAGGGCGGACCTCCAATGTGGGAGAAATTCATGGACGAATTGCGCCATGAGCATCTCGGCACCCCCCTCGACACAGCGCCCGGCTCCTCTGTCCGCGCGACGCTGCAGGCCGCCTATGAAGCGGTGGTTGCCGAAAAGGCCCGCAACGCCAGCCCGGCCGTCTGA